The region AGCCGATGAAACGAAGACACAGAGGGACGGAGGAAGGtcgcacacaccacacacacacactcgagAAAATGAATTCATGTGGGTCTCCGTTCAGGGACCCCCGCTCGAGTCCGTCTGTAAGTCAGGAATCTTCTTCAAAGCAAATCACACTTCCCCGTCTCCCACCGTGAATCGTCCTGTATGATTTTTATACGAGGGTTTTTTCTTCCTAGGTGGCACTCGTGTCACTGAGAAAAGCAACACGCAGAGGAGTGTGTACACCGTGCTGCCGTTTGTGTTCCGAAAGAGGGAAGGTCTATGCACATCTACGAAAAAATATCGCCAGGGGGTACATGAGGAGCTGATGACAGTGGTTGTCTCTGGCGAGGGAAATTGGGGAGCTCAGGGGCGGCGTTggaggaagactttttttttaatcttcactagaggatattttattgttgactgtaaaggcagaggaagggagaaagagagagagactccaaTGTGACAAAGAAACGGCTGCTTATCGTACGCACCCCAATCAGAGGCTCTAAACCTgctgcccaggcatgtgccccgaccagaaatcgaacctgcaactttgtgGTGcacgggacgacactccaacccactgagccaccccaccatggtggaagacatttaaaaaatacatttaaaaaatctcttcacAAGGCTCTTTGTACCCCGAGATACGCCTATAGGTTGCCTCTGAAACTCAGAGTCCCCTTGTCTGGGGGCCAcctcctgcagcccagctctCCCACTGATCCTGGCTCCAGCTGAAACCCTGGGCGTCCAGATTCCCGTCCCTGGCAAGCAGGCTGCCTGTGGCTTTCGGTCTTACTAAACACGTTGTTTCCACTTCTTTCCCGTTGGGAGAACACTAATTGGACCCTGCCATTCCCTCCTTAGGGGTTCTTGGCCCATGAGGAGACATAACTACCCACCCGACCTGTGTCAACCCAGAGGCCCCATCTCCTCAACCTCCACGTCAGTTCTCTGTCATTAAACCACGAGGACAGTCAGGAGCGCCTTTAACGATGCTCCTCCCTGGGCCGGAAGGAGACTGTGGAAGCAGCCGCCCACGGCCACCGCGCACCCCCCTGGGTGTGGGTGTTCTTCTCTTCTGTCATTTCATCCTGGCCGTCCACGCCTGGACTGTCTTTCGTTCCGGCGAAAGTTCCAGATGGAGCGGCATGTTAGGCTGGTTTCGGTTTAAGATCTTCATTAGGAAAGTGAATAACTTTGCCAACAGCAACGGAGAGCTTGTTCCCCGAATGAGGGGCTGATTATATACCGCTGCACGCGGCAGTGTTGGGTTCGGGCCCACGGGGCGCGGCTGTTTTGATCGCGCACAGGTGACCAGAGTCTGTGCATTATTCTCGAGTCAGGCATGAGGCCACCTGGGCTCCGAACCCTTGCATTTTGAGGCAGCGCTCTGCGATGGGAAGAGACacctttgggcaagtcacttaagaGTTTGATCTCCTTTGATGGTGAACATGGCAaattttgtatcatttattttactgcaataaagggggaaaacgtttatttcttcatttaccaGATCAGGTTGTCAATCTCTAAGGTTCCTTCCAGGCCTAGAACTCTGTGTTGACTCTGCAACCTTACTTAGGTTAGTCCTAGAAGGATCTGAAACCTAGCTGGAAACTTGGGAATCAGCTCTAGACAGCTTTTAAAATTGGCATTGTTTAAATAAGAGGTAACTTGTGGGAAAAAATctcctttgtcttccaaatcctTATTTCAAGGATCATCAGTCGGATTTCCTAGTGTTGCAGGCTGCATTCTTATTCACAGGGCCCCGGACTTTCCGCAGGTGTATCACCTATGCCCCACGCACGTGTAATCAATCACGCTGCTTCACCAGGAGGCCCAGGATTCAACCAGACATTGGCTCTGAAGGACCAGCACAACTCAAACACCAAAACTGACACGCTCTGTAAAGGAGAAGACTCAGGGGCCCTTTGGACGGATGTAGATGTGtctgcattttaaatgaaatggcACATTAAATATTACTTGTTAAATCTGAGGCAGATCTTTTCAAGTAACCGCCTCAGGAGCTTGTTGCACAGGTGCTAGTACTAATCACGTACCCACGAGCCCCGAACCTCCCCGAATCCCATCCGTAAACAAAGGTGGGCGCGTGCTAAATCAATGCATTTCAGATGGTGCCCTGCAGCCCCGTGGGGCACCTCGGGGCCGTCCTAGGAGCCCACAGAACCCCAAGcctccactccctgctcccaccacATGAGAGCAGCTTGCATCCAGTTCTGTTGGGCTTCCGTATGCAAAACTTTTGAAGGAAAGTTTCCATTATTGAACTGAAAAGTTTGGAAGCCACTGCACTAGGTAGCCACTCCATTCCTTCCAGCAACGTGCTCCGAAGCCACGTTGCTCGCCTGCCTCTGCTGCTCCAGCAGGAGGCGGAGAGTTTCCTCATGCAGGACTTTCCCCCGAGCCAAGTCCTCGCGTGAACGAGAAGGTGAACATCTCAACTGAAGCTGTTGTTCGCCGGTAGCTGCTGGGCCCCGTCATAGCTCCAGGGGCTTGGGACAGCTCACGGGATGCCCACAGCCCTGTCCACAGCACCCCCAGGGACACAGCTCGCCCAGGGTTGGCAGCAGGGCAAAAATTACGTGTTCTCAGGTCAACCTGGGGAGTCCGGTGTTCCCTTGAGCTCTCACGGTTGCGTATGCAGCCTCACGACACCCCAAAAAGTGGGCGCTGCCCTCACTGCCTTGTCATCGGTGAGGGAACTGGAGGCTGAAAAGGCGGGGTAACGTCCCCAAGCCAAATGACAGAACCAGAActttcctttagtgttttcttaaaTTGTGACATCTAGCCTCCTGGGATAAGACATACACTATAATGACTATTATCAAGCAAACACCTACGTATCTGCTACCCAGGAAACAGGctgctgccgcccccccccccccagggctccccTTCTGCCCCACCTGGGTCCCTTCTCTGTCCTGCTTCACTCCCCCACCCAGGGGACACTGACCTGACTTCTCTCCATAATCACCTCCTTGCTTTATTGTTACCTTACCACCTAAGAGGTGTACAAAGCCAGGATTTCTACCCCGGTCTCAAACCCCCGCCTATGCTCTTCACCTCGAGACAATGCTTCCTCTTGTTCTGTCAGCTGCTGAACGATGAGTTTACATCTTTCAGTTGCgaatttgtttctccttttagACCTGTCAATGTCTGCTTGATGCATCTTGAAGCTGTTATTAGACACATACGAATTTcgaatttttcttccttttttcattacATGTCCCTCTTGATCTCTAACAATGATTCTTAAAGTATTATAGCTCCTGGCCTTCAAGTCTCATTTAATTTAACTCAGTATAATAacgctaccccagctttcttggGATTAGTCTTCATGGTATCTCTCTACACCTTTTTTCTGCCCCCATAAGAACTGGAGAATCTTTCTACGGCACATGTTTTTAGCATTTTGACCTATTTGCAAAGTCATTAAAACTTTACAGTTCTGAAATATaagactagaaaaagaaataaggagaaaaacaaaaaccaaaaagatatgaatagtgccctggccaggtggctccgtgGGTTAGAGCTTCATCCCACactacgccaaggttgcaggttcgatccccggtcagggcacatacaagaagcaaccagtgaatgcatgaatgagtggaacaacaaaatcaatgtctgtctctcccctcctcccctctctaaaaaaataaatgtttaacgTGAACGAGTCTAAGCCTGAGAACGAGCCTCCGGCCTGGCTCACACTTCTTCGGCGGCTGTGTTTCTCCGTGAAGAAAGGCTGCGTGTGGCCAGGTTTCCATAAATCAGTGCGCTGCATCGACATCACACTCACTCACACCGGTGATGTCTAACAGGACCAAACTAGTGAGCTGTTTATTTACACTGTTTATAAACACACGCATGTTTAGTACATAAATTAGTCACACTTGGCACCACAAGCACCACAAGTCAAACTACTTTATTGTCCAAGAGACTCTTTCTGGGGACACCAGCGGCCCGTTCGTTCACGGTGGCAGGAGCGCAGGCAGGCTCCGAGCCCTCACTCCTCGGCGCTCTGGGTGCCCACGTAGTCCTGGAGAAGCGCCTGCGCCTCCGCCCGCCGGCTCAGCTTGGTGGCCTTGCCCTGAAAGCGGCCTTTCTTCCCCGCTCCTTTCCCCTCCAGCACCTCAGCCAccctggagagcagagagagataCGGTCAGGGGTGAGGGTGTTCAAGGGAAAAGCCACGCAGAGCAGCCCCGAGTCTTTCCCCGTGGgcttggggaagggagaggaagagcagatGGCTTCTGGAAATCCTTCATAAATATACTCGCACAGGAGCACAAAGGTAGCGCACCTCGTTTACTGTGAGAGTGAGTAACTGGAAACAAGGGGAACATCTGGGTAAATTACGGCCGCCTCCAGGGAGCAGGGTGAGTGTGCACTAGGGGTGCAGGGCCCCAGACACAACACCAGAGGGGAGCGGCAGTGAGGCAAAGCGGGGAGGGAAGGGTGAGACTGTGGCAACGTGCACACGCCTGTCCTGCCTGAAGAGGGCGCCCCTGCGCAGCCTCCTCCTAGCCACCACCACAAGAGGAGTGTGAGCCCAGTACTGCCAGAAGAGTGCCTTTCCCCGGCCCCCTTTTTTGAGAAAAGCTAGAACTATGtatcttagccctggctagtgtggctcagtgacctgagcaccggcctgtgaaccaaaaggtcgctggttcgattcccagtcagggcacatgcctgggccacagcccaggTCCTTGGTTGCAGGCGTGTGACCAGTCGGTGcatctctcacatcaatgtttgcctccctctctcgctccctccccattttcctaaaataaataaaatctttaaaaaatttaaaatagcatataGGCCAAATCAGTCTATCAGTCTACAGGCCAATTCTGGCTACCTGTCAGGAACCTGTTTTAAAGGCTTGCGTTTCCCCGCCATGCTTTGGAGTGAACACATTCATCGGAGCCACTGAGGACTTTGAGAACTCCTACTCGAAAGAACGGGGGGCACTGCGCCACCACTATCTAATTTAACATGAAACACAAACAATAATACAAGGGGAAAGAAATCCAACCAAGCTCTGATTTTTCACCAACAATTACATCAATGCCTTTACTTCATTTCGAAATCCTAAAATTTCTCCCCCAAAGAGTTTGCACCTCTGCTTTGCTGGTGCCTTAACCAGCTGCCTCATCTGCCTACTGGTAACCGAGCACCTGTGTTCCTGTCTAACTGATGAATCCCAACttccaaatgaagaaacaaagcacATGAGCTTTAGGGCCGAAAGTTCTGAGTTCAagactcagctctgccacttggtGAGCTCGCAGGCACGTGGTGTACAATCCCCCCCCGTAAAACTGGGAGTGAGAGGGGGTGATGATTATTAGTTCAGCCCACCACACAGGTCTGTGACGTGGACCGAAATGAGGCTGCAGATGTGGTGGCCTTTGTCATCGGCAAAGGGCTGTAACAGGTTAGGCTTATAGGCGCCCCGCCCTGCACGACGGTCCACGGAAGATTACCTGGGCCCCAGGGTCTCCACGGCCTCGGCTGGCCCTGCCAGGAGGAAGAGGCCAGCACCTTTCTCGTCGCCCACAGTTAGGAACAGGAGCGTCTCCTAGGAGGGAAGACAAGGAGATGAGCCTTAAGATGAACGTAAGGATCTGGGGTCAAACCCTCTAACCTGTGCCCTATGCTCAGTCtcaagaacaaattttaaaatcatactgCAATTATAAATAcatcaaatcaacatgttgtataccttaaatttatacaacgTTGTACctcaattcaaaataaaacagctCCCCCCGCCCACAAATCACCAGTGCTGAGTGATAATGCAGACCCTCCACTCTGGCCCACCGGAGCTGAGAAACTTTCTCCAAGTGACCATAGGAACTTCGGTTCCACATTAAGAAGACACTCCTGACCACGGCCAAACGTACAGCACCCTTCGTGACCTGGCGGCCAGCCTTGGCAGCCTGGCCACCATGCATCCCCCGTGCACCCCACGCTTCCCAAACCTCTGAGCTTCCCTCCGCCTGGCCACCTCTGCTCCCTCGCCTGTGGCCGCTCCGCAGTCCTCAGGCCCCCGTCCgccaacccccccccacccttccagGCAAGGTGCTCCTCCGCCTCTGGCATTGGCCACCCTGAATTATAAATGGCGACAGAATTATGAAGAGAGATATACACACAGCCTTCTCTGGACAGGTATCCCAAAAAGTGGGTTTCGGAATAAATATGAAAGAGAGGCCTGGAAGTTAGGAGAGCCCGGGAAGTGAGGACTGTCGGGACGGGGAAGGGCCGAGAAGCCAGAGCAAAGGGAAAACGGAGGACGGCCTTCGAAGGGCCACGCCGATCCTCGTGGTTCTACGACCAGCCCTTGGCGCACACAACCTGGGTGGTGCAGGGAACACCCAGCTCTGTACAAGGGGCTTGGAGACTGGTCAGCGTCTCAGGCCCAGAAGTCAGCACCACAGACCTAGCTCGACACCCAAAGCAGAGCTTGGCCCACAGCTCTGACCGTAAGGAAACGGTCCTGAGTGAGCCGCCGTTCCCGGTTCCCGGCTCCTCGTGTGTCCCCGCGGAGGGGCGGCCGCTGAACCAACCACCGCACTCCGGCCTCTGCCCGGGGCGCACAGAGAGCCGCAGGCCCCTCTCACCTCTGACCCGATCTGGTTGGCGATGATGTTCATGAACTCAGAATCCCCCTCCTTCCTACAACAAAAGGCACAGACGCGCGTGAGACGCACgagggagagggagctgggaaaCCGGGGGACGCCCAGCCTCCTGCTGCCCGTCTGCGCGGCCCCAGATGCCCTCGGGAAGGACGACGAGCGCTGGCCGAGGGCCCGCAGCACGAGCTTCTCAGAGTCCGCAGCTCACAACAAGCTTTGCATTtgctcctgtctccctcccacgGGGCTCCCCGAGGCAGACAGAGGCCTGCTGGGTGGTGACGGGGGTGAGGGACGGCGATGAAAGTCAGAGTGAAGATACACCAAACCCAGGAAATCCTACAGGTAACACGTTTCTTAGGGTCCACCCAGCCTTGAGAATGCCAGTGAGAGACCCGCCAGCCACTGCGCAGGGCGCACGGGACAGGCGGAGCCCGAGAGCCCGACGCCCCCGCCTCACCTCACCTCTCACCTGCGTAACCCTCTCACCTGTGTAATGTGACCACCCCTCCCCAGTCGGGGCTGTCCCTGAGGCGGTGGGCGGTGTGCACAGCCAGGTCTCTGAGCAGGTTCAGGTTGTTCTGAAACGCATGGAGAGGATGACAAGAgagcacccccttccctccacttccttctccgcccccccccccccgccccgacccctGACAAACTGCACGTGTGGTCAGGTGGAGAGGCTGGGTCGGGCAGCCCATTCCGTGCCGAGCCCACGCCCTCTCCGGCCCCCGGGGAATAATCACCTTCTGCAGGAGCTTGGCGGAGTTCTGCAGCTTCTTCACGGCCTCCACGTGCTCCTCTGCCCCACACCTGCAAGGGACAGGCCCGTGGACATCTGCCCGCTTCCCGGTTCCTTTCAGTGTGGGGCGCACAGCGCTTAACGTTCACGAGGACGCCTTTCCCCCAGAGAGATTCCTCTGGCTGCCGTACAGGTAGGGGAGCTAAGCCCCGGGGGCCCGGGACCCGAGACGCAGGAGGCAACCGCAGGGGCATACTTAAGCAGCGCGGTCAGTGCTTTTTCGGTCCCGTAGCTTCTCTCCATCCACTTCAGCACCCGGCTCCCAGCCACAAATATCAggttggttttgttctttttccccttctcagtGCCCAGGATCTTAATGACCTGCACAAGGCGAGGGGGTAGCACCCACACTCGCACACACACGCAGAAGACACAGCGGGTGCTGGGCCCGAGGGAAGGGGACACCCAGACCTCCCCTCCGCCGGGGGAAGCAGAAAAGCAGCGACTGCGCTCAGGACCGCCCAGCTGCCCCGCTCCAGCACTCCCAGCCCTGTCTCGACCCCACACTCCCCGACACCCTCTCCCCCAGCCACCCCAAAGCCCTTCCTCACCCACCTGGAGGTCGCTGAGATTGCTCACGTGGGTCCCGCAGCACATGTTGGAATCAACACTCTGGATGGTGACAACTCGAATGGGCCCGGCATGGTCATCCGGCAGACCCCGGCCCCTCACCTggaacacaggggaagggaggggcggtCTGAAT is a window of Phyllostomus discolor isolate MPI-MPIP mPhyDis1 chromosome 8, mPhyDis1.pri.v3, whole genome shotgun sequence DNA encoding:
- the AARSD1 gene encoding alanyl-tRNA editing protein Aarsd1, coding for MRIVPFRPPSAPWRYGAHGSASREETAMAFRCQRDSYAREFTTTVVSCRPAELQTEGSNGKKEVLSGFQVVLEDTLLFPEGGGQPDDRGTINDVSVLRVTRRGAQADHFTQTPLTPGTEVQVRVDWGRRFDHMQQHSAQHLITAVADHLFGLKTTSWELGRLRCVIELDSPSVTAEQAAAIEQSANEKIRDRLPVNVRELSPDDPEVEQVRGRGLPDDHAGPIRVVTIQSVDSNMCCGTHVSNLSDLQVIKILGTEKGKKNKTNLIFVAGSRVLKWMERSYGTEKALTALLKCGAEEHVEAVKKLQNSAKLLQKNNLNLLRDLAVHTAHRLRDSPDWGGVVTLHRKEGDSEFMNIIANQIGSEETLLFLTVGDEKGAGLFLLAGPAEAVETLGPRVAEVLEGKGAGKKGRFQGKATKLSRRAEAQALLQDYVGTQSAEE